The following coding sequences lie in one Natrinema sp. DC36 genomic window:
- a CDS encoding DsrH/TusB family sulfur metabolism protein, which produces MLYLIDEPMADIGLRTAADDPEARVVLVQDGVFLSPALDAELYAVEKDVDVRGVDLPKEIEEITYDDLIDLIVENEVKNFV; this is translated from the coding sequence ATGCTATACCTGATAGACGAACCCATGGCCGATATCGGACTTCGAACTGCGGCGGACGACCCCGAGGCACGCGTCGTCCTCGTACAGGACGGCGTGTTCCTGTCTCCGGCGCTCGACGCGGAACTCTACGCAGTCGAGAAAGACGTCGACGTCCGCGGTGTCGACCTCCCCAAGGAAATCGAGGAGATCACGTACGACGATTTAATCGACCTGATAGTCGAGAACGAGGTGAAAAACTTCGTATGA
- a CDS encoding DsrE family protein has product MKRDVVVLLTRAPYGRVHVPEGLRAARGVAAGFDRHDVTVVFTEDGTYAARSDVDRDALNMPGHIADLREQNGAMIVDAAALTERGISTDEIADDVTVRAGDEVSARIRDADCVLDF; this is encoded by the coding sequence ATGAAACGCGACGTCGTCGTGTTACTGACTCGAGCACCGTACGGGCGCGTGCACGTCCCGGAGGGGCTGCGGGCGGCGCGGGGCGTCGCCGCGGGGTTCGACCGGCACGACGTCACAGTCGTCTTCACGGAAGACGGCACGTATGCCGCCCGAAGCGACGTCGACCGAGACGCGCTGAACATGCCGGGGCACATCGCCGATCTGCGGGAACAGAACGGAGCGATGATCGTCGACGCCGCCGCGCTGACGGAGCGGGGTATCTCCACCGACGAGATCGCTGACGACGTGACTGTTCGCGCCGGCGACGAGGTTTCGGCGCGCATTCGGGACGCCGATTGCGTTCTGGACTTCTAA
- a CDS encoding molybdopterin cofactor-binding domain-containing protein yields MSDDPNDPQTDGGTASKPTSEEPQEFEEHPLEWDESANNNKAPGERKSVSQPAEKFDDRKLVTGQAKYTADYEERFPDLAHAAVVRSEVPHGRVTAIDTTEAEELDGVYAVLTPWSDDVPDAKYTSAGQSYPEPSPWDMNVLNEHVRYIGDPIAAVAAEDATTAAAAVDTIEVEYEEYDHVVDPEEAFDEDAPQLFADDEVENKIVGHDYDRNRMSNIEGEIGDVDAALERENAHVHETEWETIRQSHAQIEKHTSLAYTDEDDRKVLITSTQVPNHTRRQLAHLFDIPIRDIRVKKPRVGGGFGGKQAMVVEPIPLALSLATDRPVMYEASRDEEFYAMRSRHPMKVRARTAVTDDGTIEAIALYALSNTGAYGSHGMTVAGNVGSKPMPLYSKVPNARFEADIVHTNTPQTGAMRGYGAPQGTLALEGHLDEVARDLDLDPIEFRRQHYMEVGDLDEIAGMMGGEGAERRIRSCGLDECIERGKEAIGWDDLEQPSEPHRHRGIGMALSAQGTGVAGDELGAAQIMMNEDGSFHLQVGGVDIGTGADTAFIQIASEVLGCDEDDIIVKSSDTDNTPFDYGAYASSTTYISGMAVKKAAEDAKERILEWASRMLDEPAENLETRDGEVYSEESGEAVTLEDVGYESVYGHDDREHILGKGTHSTEESPPPFAAQFVDVTVDEQTGEFEVNKLVVAVDCGVAINPGMAEGQVEGANHMSFEMAVSEGITVDEQGRAEVSDFDEYGLPSATETPPIESILIETHEPTGPFGAKSVAEVPTNTVPPALSNAIREAVDVRINEMPVTAEKVKTALDEK; encoded by the coding sequence ATGAGTGACGACCCGAACGATCCCCAGACCGACGGTGGTACCGCGTCGAAGCCGACCTCGGAAGAGCCACAGGAGTTCGAAGAACACCCCCTCGAGTGGGACGAATCGGCGAACAACAACAAGGCACCGGGGGAGCGAAAGAGCGTTTCCCAGCCGGCCGAAAAGTTCGACGACCGCAAGCTCGTCACCGGACAGGCCAAGTACACCGCGGACTACGAAGAGCGATTCCCGGATCTCGCTCACGCCGCAGTCGTCCGCAGCGAGGTACCACACGGCCGCGTGACGGCCATCGACACGACCGAGGCCGAGGAACTGGACGGCGTCTACGCCGTTCTTACACCGTGGTCAGACGACGTGCCGGACGCGAAGTACACGAGCGCCGGCCAGTCGTACCCCGAACCGAGCCCGTGGGACATGAACGTGCTCAACGAGCACGTCCGCTACATCGGCGACCCGATCGCGGCGGTCGCGGCCGAGGACGCGACCACCGCTGCGGCAGCGGTCGACACCATCGAGGTCGAGTACGAGGAGTACGACCACGTCGTCGATCCCGAGGAGGCGTTCGACGAAGACGCTCCGCAACTGTTCGCCGACGACGAGGTTGAGAACAAAATCGTCGGCCACGACTACGACCGCAACCGGATGTCCAACATCGAGGGCGAGATCGGAGACGTCGACGCCGCGCTCGAACGCGAGAACGCGCACGTCCACGAAACCGAGTGGGAAACCATCCGGCAGTCCCACGCACAGATCGAGAAACACACGTCGCTCGCCTACACCGACGAGGACGACAGGAAAGTGCTCATCACGAGTACGCAGGTCCCGAACCACACTCGCCGCCAGCTGGCGCACCTGTTCGATATCCCGATTCGGGACATCAGAGTGAAGAAACCTCGCGTTGGTGGTGGTTTCGGCGGTAAACAGGCGATGGTCGTCGAGCCGATCCCGCTCGCGCTGTCGCTCGCGACAGACCGTCCCGTCATGTACGAGGCCTCCCGCGACGAAGAGTTCTACGCGATGCGCTCGCGTCACCCGATGAAGGTTCGTGCGCGTACGGCAGTCACCGACGACGGGACGATCGAAGCGATCGCCCTCTACGCGCTCTCGAACACCGGCGCGTACGGAAGCCACGGCATGACCGTCGCCGGGAACGTCGGCAGCAAGCCGATGCCGCTGTACTCGAAGGTACCGAACGCTCGCTTCGAGGCCGACATCGTCCACACAAACACGCCACAGACCGGTGCGATGCGGGGATACGGCGCCCCCCAGGGGACGCTCGCTCTCGAAGGTCACTTGGACGAGGTCGCGCGGGATCTCGACCTCGATCCGATCGAATTCCGCCGGCAACACTACATGGAGGTCGGTGACCTGGACGAGATCGCCGGCATGATGGGCGGCGAGGGCGCGGAGCGTCGTATCCGTTCCTGCGGTCTCGACGAGTGTATCGAGCGCGGCAAGGAAGCCATCGGCTGGGACGACCTCGAGCAACCTTCGGAGCCACACCGCCACCGCGGCATCGGCATGGCCCTGTCGGCCCAGGGGACCGGCGTCGCCGGCGACGAACTCGGCGCCGCACAGATCATGATGAACGAGGACGGCTCGTTCCACCTGCAGGTCGGCGGCGTGGACATCGGCACGGGCGCGGATACGGCGTTCATCCAGATCGCCTCCGAGGTGCTCGGTTGTGACGAAGACGACATCATCGTCAAATCCTCCGACACCGATAACACGCCGTTCGACTACGGCGCGTACGCCTCCTCGACGACCTACATCAGCGGGATGGCGGTGAAGAAGGCCGCCGAGGACGCCAAAGAGCGCATCCTCGAGTGGGCGTCGCGGATGCTCGACGAACCCGCGGAAAATCTGGAGACGCGCGACGGCGAGGTGTACAGCGAGGAGAGCGGAGAGGCGGTTACGCTCGAGGACGTCGGCTACGAGTCAGTGTACGGCCACGACGATCGAGAGCACATCCTCGGCAAGGGAACGCACTCCACGGAGGAGAGTCCGCCGCCGTTTGCCGCGCAGTTCGTCGACGTGACCGTCGACGAGCAGACGGGCGAGTTCGAGGTCAACAAACTCGTCGTCGCTGTCGACTGCGGCGTCGCGATCAACCCCGGAATGGCGGAGGGGCAAGTCGAGGGTGCCAATCACATGAGCTTCGAGATGGCCGTGAGTGAGGGTATCACCGTCGACGAGCAGGGCCGCGCAGAAGTCTCGGATTTCGACGAGTACGGGCTTCCGTCGGCGACGGAGACGCCGCCGATCGAGAGCATTCTCATCGAGACTCACGAACCGACGGGACCGTTCGGCGCAAAATCCGTCGCGGAGGTGCCGACCAACACGGTGCCGCCGGCACTCAGTAACGCGATCCGGGAGGCCGTCGACGTGCGCATCAACGAGATGCCCGTTACCGCCGAGAAAGTCAAGACGGCGCTCGACGAAAAGTAG
- a CDS encoding (2Fe-2S)-binding protein codes for MQLELELNGQQRTFKAEKSDVLLDVLRRNGYTGPKRGCDTGACGMCTVQIDGEPAMSCVTPAAKVAGSTVETIEGLGTQSDLHPLQQAFVDNSALQCGFCIPGMIMRSKALLETNPEPTETEVREALADNLCRCTGYKKIVEAVLEAADRMDGEQTVAADGGESRCEEFPSTCPREEGRSK; via the coding sequence ATGCAACTCGAACTAGAGCTAAACGGCCAACAACGGACGTTCAAGGCGGAGAAATCGGACGTCCTGCTGGACGTACTGCGGCGAAACGGCTACACCGGCCCGAAACGCGGCTGTGATACGGGCGCGTGCGGGATGTGTACGGTCCAAATCGACGGCGAACCGGCGATGTCCTGTGTCACGCCGGCCGCGAAAGTCGCCGGATCGACGGTGGAAACAATCGAAGGACTGGGGACGCAGAGCGATCTCCACCCGCTTCAGCAGGCGTTCGTGGACAACTCGGCGCTCCAATGTGGCTTCTGTATCCCGGGCATGATCATGCGTTCGAAGGCGCTACTGGAGACGAATCCGGAACCGACCGAGACGGAGGTGCGGGAAGCGCTGGCGGACAACCTCTGCCGGTGTACCGGCTACAAGAAGATCGTCGAAGCGGTTCTCGAAGCTGCAGACCGAATGGACGGTGAGCAGACCGTGGCGGCAGATGGCGGGGAAAGCCGCTGCGAGGAGTTCCCCTCGACCTGCCCCCGTGAGGAGGGCCGATCGAAATGA
- the yqeB gene encoding selenium-dependent molybdenum cofactor biosynthesis protein YqeB, with amino-acid sequence MSVFERVTELVDDGEAAAMLTIVDKDGSAPRDVGDRMLVTADGDYGTIGGGTVEHLAVEDARAVLNGEVDSGVQTYELEPGGNTGMVCGGSMDVFIERIRGRARLYIAGGGHISVELAALAEQLEYDVTVIDDREEYTDPDAFPDDTNVIHGEYGETLSEFPMTAETSVAVATRSGTFDQRAVAAALDGNAGYVGLVASDTKTEHVIDSLAEEGYSRRELARVRAPVGLDLGGSGPEDVALAILSEVNMDRYGADGQRATRLNLDDLVVVRGGGDLGSGVVYRLHQAGYPVVVTEVERPTVVRRKVAFAAAMYEDEVSIEGVVGRRAADVDEAIEILEDDAVPVLEDPGASIAATLDAAVVVDAILAKGRTDTGTRRDDADVVVGLGPGFEAGEDVDAVVETDRGHELGRVFYDGRASPYDGEPGERRGYTHERVLRAPGEELWEPVVEIGDLVSAGETVGHVGNTDVVAEIDGLVRGLVHGGLEVNEGAKLGDIDPRGDDVDPAKISDKALCLGGGVLEAVLKLS; translated from the coding sequence ATGAGCGTGTTCGAACGAGTTACCGAACTGGTCGACGACGGCGAGGCGGCTGCGATGCTGACGATCGTCGACAAGGACGGGAGCGCTCCCAGGGACGTCGGGGATCGGATGCTCGTCACCGCGGACGGCGACTACGGCACGATCGGCGGCGGAACGGTCGAACACCTCGCCGTCGAGGACGCGCGAGCAGTGCTGAACGGTGAGGTCGACTCCGGCGTTCAAACGTACGAACTCGAGCCCGGCGGGAACACCGGCATGGTCTGTGGCGGCTCGATGGACGTCTTCATCGAACGAATTCGCGGACGGGCGCGCCTCTACATCGCCGGTGGCGGCCACATCAGCGTCGAACTCGCGGCGCTGGCGGAGCAGTTGGAGTACGACGTTACGGTGATCGACGACCGCGAGGAATACACCGACCCTGATGCGTTCCCGGACGACACAAACGTCATCCATGGAGAGTACGGGGAAACGCTGTCCGAGTTCCCGATGACGGCCGAAACATCGGTCGCGGTGGCGACGCGCAGCGGGACGTTCGATCAGCGCGCCGTCGCGGCGGCGCTCGACGGCAACGCCGGCTACGTCGGCCTCGTCGCCAGCGACACGAAGACGGAACACGTCATCGATTCGCTCGCCGAGGAGGGGTACAGCCGGCGAGAACTCGCGCGGGTCAGGGCACCAGTCGGGCTCGATCTCGGCGGGAGCGGCCCAGAAGACGTCGCGCTGGCGATCCTCTCGGAGGTGAACATGGATCGGTACGGTGCTGACGGACAGCGCGCGACGCGACTGAATCTCGACGACCTCGTCGTCGTCCGGGGCGGCGGCGACCTCGGAAGCGGCGTCGTCTACCGACTGCACCAGGCCGGGTATCCGGTCGTGGTGACCGAGGTCGAGCGACCGACCGTCGTTCGACGGAAGGTGGCGTTCGCGGCAGCGATGTACGAAGACGAGGTTTCGATCGAAGGCGTCGTCGGCCGCCGAGCGGCCGACGTGGACGAGGCGATCGAGATACTCGAGGACGATGCGGTACCGGTCCTCGAGGACCCGGGGGCTTCGATCGCGGCGACGCTCGATGCGGCCGTGGTCGTCGATGCGATACTGGCGAAAGGTCGGACCGATACGGGCACCCGCCGCGACGACGCGGACGTAGTCGTCGGTCTCGGTCCCGGATTCGAAGCCGGCGAGGACGTCGACGCCGTCGTCGAGACGGACAGAGGCCACGAGTTAGGTCGCGTTTTCTACGACGGCCGGGCGAGTCCGTACGACGGCGAACCGGGCGAACGGCGCGGCTACACGCACGAACGGGTCCTCCGCGCGCCGGGCGAGGAACTGTGGGAGCCCGTGGTCGAAATCGGCGATCTCGTTTCGGCGGGCGAGACCGTGGGTCACGTCGGCAACACCGACGTAGTCGCGGAAATCGACGGCCTCGTTCGCGGTCTCGTCCACGGCGGACTTGAGGTCAACGAAGGGGCGAAACTCGGCGATATCGATCCGCGCGGCGACGACGTCGACCCGGCGAAAATTTCGGATAAAGCGCTCTGTCTCGGCGGCGGCGTCCTCGAGGCCGTCCTGAAACTCAGCTAG
- a CDS encoding molybdopterin cofactor-binding domain-containing protein, whose amino-acid sequence MSNLEETPGRNERPDGDRAEEEATEADAFPGESEVAADDRKSRDEREHLTEDVEKDDARKIVTGEARYTADYRDRFPELAEGKVIRSEIAHGYVRDIDTSEAEAMDGVYAVITPWDDVVPDKAYSSSGQSYPEPSPWDLRVLREHVRYVGDPIAAIAATDTETADRAARTIDVEYEELDPVLDPETATDPDAPQLFDPDEVENKQRGADYERNLESHFEGERGDVERVFDRTDDDRVIETEWETPYQSHCVPEPHTTIAHTDEDGRYSFITATQVPFHTRRQIAHLFDVPIRDVRVTKPRIGAGFGAKQEMAIEPIAFVLHLAADRPVKLEMTRREEFYALRFRHPMQMRMRTAVDEDGTLEAMDLYTLSNSGAYGTHGMTVANNVGTKPLPLYPRVPNVRFEGDVVHTNLPMGAAMRGYGAPQGHFAVESHMDEVARRLDFDPIEFRKRNAVREGDIDRNVIILKDGDRFSREIRSCGLRECIERGKEAIGYDDLEQPAEPHRHRGVGMAMIAQGSGVAGRELGAAQIKMNEDGSFHLQVGGVDTGTGSDTMFSQVAAEVLGCEPTDIVVISSDTDLTPFDYGAYASSTTYISGQAVKEAAEDARERLVHWGSKMLDEPVENLKTGDGQVYSEVTGDGVSLKEIGYEATYGHDDREHILGKGNHSTDESPPPYGAQFVDVTVNEETGEYEINEMAFAADCGVAINPALVEGQIEGGEHMSLEYATSGGLEFDDEGNPEVLGFRQYGMPRTTDHPPMETIIVETHEPTGPFGAKSIAELPTNGVPPALSNAIRDAVGVRVNSLPITPDDIRRALDERDD is encoded by the coding sequence ATGAGCAATCTGGAAGAGACACCGGGACGGAACGAGAGACCCGACGGCGATCGGGCGGAGGAGGAGGCCACGGAAGCGGACGCGTTTCCGGGGGAGAGTGAGGTGGCTGCAGACGACCGGAAATCCCGGGATGAGCGCGAGCATCTGACCGAGGACGTCGAGAAAGACGATGCTCGGAAAATCGTCACCGGGGAGGCCCGTTACACGGCCGATTACCGTGATCGCTTCCCGGAGCTCGCCGAAGGGAAAGTAATCCGGAGCGAAATCGCACACGGATACGTCCGTGACATCGATACGAGCGAGGCCGAAGCGATGGACGGCGTGTACGCTGTGATCACGCCGTGGGACGACGTCGTGCCCGACAAAGCGTACTCGAGTTCGGGCCAGTCCTACCCCGAACCGAGTCCCTGGGATCTGCGCGTACTCCGAGAACACGTGCGATACGTCGGCGATCCCATCGCAGCGATCGCCGCAACGGACACGGAGACGGCAGACCGCGCCGCGCGGACGATCGACGTCGAATACGAGGAACTGGACCCCGTCCTCGACCCCGAGACGGCGACGGATCCGGACGCGCCACAGTTATTCGATCCCGACGAGGTCGAGAACAAACAGCGCGGTGCCGACTACGAGCGGAACCTCGAGTCTCACTTCGAGGGCGAGCGAGGCGACGTCGAGCGGGTGTTCGATCGAACGGACGACGACCGGGTGATCGAGACGGAATGGGAAACACCATACCAGTCACACTGTGTCCCCGAACCCCACACGACGATCGCCCACACGGACGAGGACGGCCGGTACTCGTTCATCACTGCGACGCAGGTTCCGTTCCACACCCGGCGGCAGATCGCGCATCTGTTCGACGTTCCCATTCGCGACGTCCGCGTCACGAAACCCCGCATCGGGGCCGGCTTCGGTGCGAAACAGGAGATGGCGATCGAACCGATCGCGTTCGTACTCCATCTGGCGGCCGACCGGCCGGTCAAACTGGAGATGACCCGCCGCGAGGAGTTCTACGCGCTCCGGTTTCGCCATCCGATGCAGATGCGCATGCGGACAGCGGTGGACGAGGACGGGACGCTCGAGGCGATGGATCTGTATACGCTCTCGAACTCGGGGGCGTACGGCACCCACGGGATGACCGTCGCGAACAACGTCGGAACGAAACCGCTCCCGCTGTATCCGCGCGTTCCGAACGTCAGGTTCGAGGGCGACGTCGTCCACACAAACCTGCCGATGGGTGCGGCGATGCGCGGCTACGGCGCCCCGCAGGGCCATTTCGCAGTCGAGTCGCACATGGACGAGGTCGCGCGCCGGCTGGACTTCGATCCGATCGAGTTCCGCAAACGCAACGCCGTTCGAGAGGGGGATATCGACCGGAACGTCATCATACTGAAAGACGGCGATCGGTTCAGCCGGGAGATACGGTCGTGCGGACTCCGCGAGTGTATCGAGCGCGGGAAGGAGGCCATCGGCTACGACGATCTCGAGCAACCCGCGGAGCCACACCGCCACCGTGGCGTCGGAATGGCGATGATCGCCCAGGGCAGCGGCGTCGCCGGGCGAGAACTCGGCGCGGCCCAGATCAAGATGAACGAGGACGGCTCGTTCCACCTGCAGGTCGGCGGCGTCGACACCGGCACCGGCTCCGACACGATGTTCAGCCAAGTCGCCGCGGAGGTTCTGGGTTGTGAGCCCACGGATATCGTCGTTATCTCCTCGGACACCGACCTGACGCCGTTCGACTACGGCGCGTACGCCTCCTCGACGACCTACATCAGCGGTCAAGCCGTCAAGGAAGCGGCCGAAGACGCGCGGGAACGGCTCGTCCACTGGGGGTCGAAGATGCTCGATGAACCCGTCGAGAACCTGAAAACGGGCGACGGGCAGGTGTACAGCGAGGTGACCGGCGACGGCGTGTCGCTGAAGGAAATCGGGTACGAAGCGACGTACGGCCACGACGACCGCGAACACATCCTCGGTAAGGGCAATCACTCGACGGACGAAAGTCCGCCGCCGTACGGCGCCCAGTTCGTCGACGTGACCGTGAACGAAGAAACCGGCGAGTACGAGATCAACGAAATGGCGTTCGCCGCCGACTGCGGCGTTGCAATCAACCCCGCGCTCGTCGAAGGGCAGATCGAAGGTGGCGAGCACATGAGCCTCGAGTACGCCACCAGCGGCGGACTGGAGTTCGACGACGAGGGGAATCCGGAGGTGCTCGGCTTCCGACAGTACGGGATGCCACGGACGACCGATCATCCGCCGATGGAGACGATCATTGTCGAAACGCACGAACCGACCGGGCCGTTCGGCGCGAAGTCGATCGCCGAGCTCCCCACGAACGGCGTTCCGCCGGCGCTCAGCAACGCGATCCGTGACGCCGTCGGCGTCCGCGTGAACTCCCTGCCCATTACGCCCGACGATATCAGACGGGCCCTCGACGAACGCGACGACTAG
- the npdG gene encoding NADPH-dependent F420 reductase gives MEIALLGGTGDIGQGLALRWARDTDHSVVIGSRDADKAEQKANEYYSSLKEIGVTPDIAGYSNETAADSAEVVVVSVPPEYAPQTVETVGPVLGEDDVLVSPAVQMSRDASGFHYDPPETGSVAEAIDRAAPDDVPVVSAFQNLAAGALSVLENDLEADVVVTGDDGEAKETVMALAEDIDGLRALDGGPLANTGVVESVTPLLINLAMNNDGMHDLGVRFE, from the coding sequence ATGGAGATTGCACTCCTCGGAGGTACTGGTGATATCGGTCAGGGACTCGCGCTGCGCTGGGCGCGGGACACTGACCACTCGGTCGTCATCGGATCGCGGGACGCCGACAAGGCCGAGCAAAAGGCGAACGAATACTACTCGTCACTGAAAGAGATCGGCGTCACTCCCGATATCGCCGGCTATAGTAACGAAACGGCCGCCGATTCCGCCGAAGTCGTCGTCGTCAGCGTCCCGCCCGAATACGCGCCGCAGACGGTCGAAACGGTCGGGCCCGTCCTCGGCGAGGACGACGTACTCGTCAGTCCGGCAGTCCAGATGTCGCGTGACGCGAGCGGGTTTCACTACGATCCGCCCGAAACGGGATCCGTCGCCGAAGCAATCGATCGCGCAGCCCCCGACGACGTACCGGTCGTGAGTGCGTTCCAGAACCTCGCTGCGGGCGCGCTCAGCGTCCTCGAGAACGATCTCGAGGCCGACGTCGTCGTTACCGGTGACGATGGCGAGGCGAAGGAGACGGTCATGGCGCTGGCAGAGGACATCGACGGCCTCAGGGCGCTCGACGGCGGCCCGCTCGCGAACACCGGCGTCGTCGAGAGCGTGACGCCGCTTCTGATCAACCTCGCGATGAACAATGACGGCATGCACGACCTCGGCGTCCGCTTCGAGTAG
- a CDS encoding Zn-dependent hydrolase: MAEVSIDEQRFRRRFDEFSEIGATDNGGVNRPSLSDENKEARDTIAEWFRDADLTVRIDEMGNIFGRLSGANPDADPVMFGSHIDSQYNGGRYDGVIGVLGGLEVVEALNDADETTTRPLEIVAWSNEEGVRFQPDMLGSGVFCDIFELNYAYEREDKDEKTFGDELERIGYKGDEPCEPHDIHCYFEMHVEQGPFLEQADLPVAAVEGVFGFSWMNVTFEGQANHAGPTPMDMRRDAFVATADVTDSVRRITATEGTDLVGTVGSVDVWPNAINVIPEKVEFTIDFRSYDDEVVDAAVEQIQHEIAHAAEREGLEYEFEEIMRVDADPFDQSCIETVVDAAETVGCDYTRLVSGAGHDANYLNKITPTSMIFVPSVDGISHRESEYTEWEDIVTGTEVLLEAVRSKASA; encoded by the coding sequence ATGGCCGAAGTGAGTATCGACGAGCAGCGATTCCGCCGACGGTTCGACGAGTTCAGTGAGATCGGGGCGACCGACAACGGCGGGGTGAACCGCCCGAGCTTGTCCGACGAGAACAAGGAAGCCCGAGATACCATCGCTGAATGGTTTCGCGACGCCGATCTGACGGTCCGTATCGACGAGATGGGGAATATCTTCGGACGGCTATCCGGGGCGAATCCGGACGCCGATCCTGTTATGTTCGGCTCGCACATCGATAGCCAGTACAACGGTGGCCGATACGACGGTGTGATCGGCGTCCTCGGCGGCCTCGAAGTCGTCGAAGCCCTCAACGACGCCGACGAGACGACGACGCGCCCGCTCGAGATCGTCGCGTGGAGTAACGAAGAGGGCGTCCGGTTCCAGCCGGACATGCTCGGCAGCGGCGTCTTTTGTGACATTTTCGAACTCAACTACGCGTACGAGCGCGAGGACAAGGACGAGAAGACGTTCGGTGACGAACTCGAACGGATCGGGTACAAGGGCGACGAGCCCTGCGAACCCCACGACATCCACTGCTATTTTGAGATGCACGTCGAGCAGGGACCGTTCCTCGAGCAAGCAGACCTGCCCGTCGCGGCCGTCGAAGGCGTGTTTGGCTTCTCCTGGATGAACGTCACGTTCGAGGGGCAGGCGAACCACGCCGGCCCGACGCCGATGGATATGCGTCGCGACGCCTTCGTCGCGACGGCCGACGTGACCGACAGCGTCCGGCGGATCACCGCGACCGAAGGCACCGACCTCGTCGGCACCGTCGGCAGTGTCGACGTCTGGCCGAACGCGATTAACGTGATTCCCGAGAAAGTCGAGTTCACGATCGACTTCCGGTCGTACGACGACGAGGTCGTCGATGCAGCGGTCGAGCAGATCCAGCACGAGATCGCCCACGCGGCCGAACGAGAGGGCCTCGAGTACGAGTTCGAGGAGATCATGCGCGTCGACGCCGACCCCTTCGACCAGAGCTGTATCGAGACGGTCGTCGACGCCGCCGAAACGGTCGGCTGTGACTACACTCGTCTCGTCAGCGGTGCCGGCCACGATGCGAACTACCTCAACAAGATCACGCCGACGAGCATGATATTCGTCCCGAGCGTCGACGGCATTAGCCACCGCGAGAGCGAATACACGGAGTGGGAGGACATCGTGACCGGAACCGAAGTACTCCTCGAGGCCGTCCGGTCGAAGGCGTCAGCGTAG
- a CDS encoding (2Fe-2S)-binding protein — protein MEIELTINDESTTVAVESDDDLATVLRRNGYKGVKCGCDSGVCGASKVFVDGEVKMACGVDARNVDGAEIETIEALGTQDDLHPIQEAFVDHFAVQCGFCIPGMIIEAKSLLANNPDPTEAEVRQAIDDNLCRCTGYQKPVEAILDAADRMHGDRSVAADGGSRIDSRGTDDTGHDGDSDE, from the coding sequence GTGGAAATCGAACTAACGATCAACGACGAATCGACGACTGTGGCGGTCGAATCGGACGACGACCTGGCGACTGTACTGCGACGGAACGGCTACAAGGGCGTGAAGTGTGGCTGTGATAGTGGCGTCTGTGGCGCATCGAAGGTGTTCGTCGACGGTGAAGTGAAAATGGCCTGCGGCGTTGACGCCCGGAACGTCGACGGTGCGGAGATCGAAACGATCGAGGCGCTCGGGACACAGGACGATCTCCATCCGATTCAGGAGGCGTTCGTCGACCACTTCGCCGTCCAATGTGGTTTCTGTATTCCCGGCATGATAATCGAGGCCAAGTCGCTACTCGCGAATAACCCCGATCCGACCGAAGCTGAGGTACGCCAGGCCATCGACGATAATCTCTGCCGGTGTACCGGCTATCAGAAACCCGTCGAAGCGATCCTTGACGCCGCCGACCGAATGCACGGCGATCGATCGGTCGCCGCCGACGGCGGCTCACGGATCGACTCTCGCGGAACCGACGACACCGGTCACGACGGTGATTCCGATGAGTGA
- a CDS encoding DsrE family protein: MASIGILLTGGPFDSERWRTAYELGKAALGKGHEVSFFHYLDGALVPVDGQTFPDCSDTGLYDEMPTEKFQELIADGAEVICCGLCVDARGIDAPDDYPDGVEVGLLPDLADTIGDADRVISL; the protein is encoded by the coding sequence ATGGCTTCCATCGGGATTCTACTGACCGGCGGGCCCTTCGACAGCGAGCGCTGGCGAACGGCGTACGAACTCGGAAAGGCGGCGCTCGGGAAAGGCCACGAAGTTTCGTTCTTTCACTACCTCGACGGGGCGCTCGTGCCCGTCGACGGACAGACGTTTCCCGACTGTTCAGACACTGGCCTCTACGACGAGATGCCGACGGAGAAATTTCAGGAACTCATCGCCGACGGTGCCGAGGTGATCTGTTGTGGCCTCTGTGTCGACGCCCGCGGTATCGACGCGCCGGACGATTATCCGGACGGCGTTGAGGTCGGACTCCTCCCCGATCTGGCGGACACGATCGGCGATGCAGACCGAGTGATATCGCTATGA